A genomic window from Lycium barbarum isolate Lr01 chromosome 4, ASM1917538v2, whole genome shotgun sequence includes:
- the LOC132635446 gene encoding pentatricopeptide repeat-containing protein At1g31790, with translation MEITSSHPKPPLLHTNTISRNSKKWLPITTHSISNTPLQFQLPLNRPHHKIHQPIKPEIKKTTNPTCTISDILRLMDSLGLDIPVDIYVSLIKECTESRDSAKAIELCNHICKSNVIPSLPLLNRLLLMLVSCGCFQHARQLFDKMRVRNSKSWAAIIAGCVENGEYEGALSLFMEMQSEIGNLCKCGDIIDDGILVCVLKACVEMMNLELGKQIHGWLLKLGCCESLALSSFLIKFYGEFGNQESADNVFDHVSRCNTVVWTARIGNLCKEEQYEGAISIFREMVRGGVKKNSFTFSSVLKACGKLRDAGCFGQQVHATSVKVGLDTDGYVQCSLIDMYGKYGLLRNALRVFNAREDKSNIACWNAMLMGCIQHGFGVEAMKVLYEMKEAGLQPHESLINEVLLVCGSSNIEKMNA, from the coding sequence ATGGAGATCACATCATCCCACCCAAAACCACCATTGTTGCATACAAACACCATTTCAAGAAACTCCAAGAAATGGCTACCCATAACTACGCACTCTATTTCCAACACACCCCTTCAATTTCAGTTGCCATTAAATAGACCCCATCACAAAATACACCAACCCATTAAACCTGAAATCAAGAAAACTACAAACCCAACATGCACAATCTCTGATATTTTAAGGTTAATGGATAGTCTTGGTCTTGATATACCAGTTGATATATATGTTTCCCTTATTAAAGAATGCACTGAATCTCGTGACTCTGCAAAAGCGATTGAACTTTGTAACCATATTTGTAAAAGTAATGTTATTCCTAGTTTGCCGTTATTGAACCGTTTGTTGCTGATGCTTGTTTCTTGTGGTTGTTTCCAACATGCCCGCCAACTGTTTGATAAAATGCGCGTGAGAAATTCTAAGTCTTGGGCTGCGATAATCGCGGGTTGTGTTGAAAATGGTGAGTATGAAGGGGCTTTGAGTTTGTTTATGGAAATGCAGAGTGAGATTGGGAACTTGTGTAAATGTGGTGATATAATTGATGATGGAATATTGGTATGTGTTCTTAAGGCTTGCGTTGAAATGATGAATTTGGAACTTGGGAAACAAATTCATGGATGGTTActtaagttgggttgttgtgaaagTTTGGCTTTGAGTAGTTTTTTGATCAAATTTTATGGGGAATTTGGTAATCAGGAAAGTGCAGATAATGTGTTCGATCATGTTTCGCGTTGTAATACAGTTGTTTGGACAGCTAGAATTGGGAATTTGTGTAAAGAGGAGCAGTATGAAGGGGCTATAAGTATTTTCAGGGAGATGGTAAGAGGAGGAGTGAAGAAAAATAGTTTCACATTTTCGAGTGTTCTTAAAGCTTGTGGGAAGTTGAGGGATGCTGGATGTTTTGGTCAACAGGTTCATGCTACTTCCGTTAAGGTAGGACTTGATACGGATGGTTATGTGCAGTGTAGCTTGATTGACATGTATGGAAAATATGGGTTGCTAAGGAATGCATTGAGGGTTTTTAATGCGAGAGAGGATAAGAGCAATATTGCCTGTTGGAATGCAATGTTGATGGGATGTATACAGCATGGTTTCGGTGTTGAAGCCATGAAGGTTCTCTATGAGATGAAAGAAGCTGGTTTGCAGCCACATGAATCTTTGATTAATGAAGTGTTGTTGGTTTGTGGGAGTAGTAATATCGAGAAAATGAATGCTTGA